Below is a genomic region from Virgibacillus dokdonensis.
TATCAAATGAAGCGACGGTTGATAAGGACACCATGGTCATTAGTAGATAATGAATGATCACTACTGGTACACCAATTAAAGTTGCAAATTGCGGGTCGAAGGTAGACATTTTAATCTCTTTATAAAATAGTGTAATTAAAATAAGATTAATCGCTAATACAGCACCAAGCATCCAAACGGCAGTAGGTCCATAACTCACCCCGTTGATGGTTAACGTATTCCATGGAACAAAAGCAATTTCACCCATTAAAGCATGCTGTACATCTAAATGGACTTGGTCGCCAATAAAAGAAATAAGGACAACCCCTAATGCAAACAAGGAAGTGAAAACAATTCCTATTGCTGCATCCGATTGAACACCAGATGAATGAAGCATTTCCACAAAAACAGCTGTTAGAATACCAACAATGCCTGCACCGATAAGCATGGGAACCCCACTTAAAGATTGGGTAACAAAGAAAGCCCCAACAATACCTAGTAAAACGGTATGACTAATGGCATCAGCGATCATTGCCATTTTCCGTAAAACAAGAAGCGCCCCTGTAATACCACAGGTAAGTCCGACAAGACAGCCGGTTAAGAGAATCCAAAAAGTATAGCTCATGCATTTCTTCCTCCTTTCAGCAATAAACCCTTCTTCGTCCCAAACAGTAAGGAAAAGAGGAAAATAACGGAGGCACTTAATACGATAATTGGCCCGGTAGGTAAGTTTTGTATTGCTGTACTTAAGACAGCCCCACTTACACCAGAGATAGCCCCAAATACGCCCGCTAAAATGGTCATCCAACCGAGCTGATCTGTCCAGTAACGTGCAGAAATAGGCGGCGTAATTAATAACGCTGCAATGAGTACAACGCCGACCATTTGAATACCAATTACAACGACTGCGACAACAAGAAATAACATGACGGCATTGAAAAAGGTAACTGGTAAACCTAATCCTTTAGCAAATTGTGGATCAAAGATACTAATCTTAAATTCTTTGAAAAATAGTGCTGTTAGAATGATTAAGCATAATGCTCCAGCTGCAATTAATTGCACATCCCCTTTAACGAGAGAAGCGGCTTGCCCGAAAATAAAGGAATCAAGTCCAGCTTGATTACCAGTTGCATTTTGTTGAATATAGGTTAATAGAACAATGCCAAGCCCGAAGAATACAGATAATGTGATGCCGATAGCTGCATCTGTTTTAATCCGTGTCCATTTCACAATGGTTTGTATAGACTGTGTTGCTATTAAGCTCGTAACAGCAGCACCTGCTAGTAAATAGGGAACGGATTTTACCTGAAACAGAATATAAACGATACAAACACCAGGCAGTGCAGCATGAGCCATCGCATCACTAATTAAACTTTGTTTTTTTAATAAAACGAAACTGCCGATAACCCCACTTGCAAAACCTAGCAATAAACTTCCAACTAATACCCATTGTAAGTTGGCACTTGATAAAAGAGCACTAAATTGTTCCATTGTTTATGTACTCCCCTTTGCCGCCGCGGAGCCTTGTTGTAAGAAAGCAATTTTACCTCCATATGCTTCTTCTAAGTTAGCAAGTGTGAATACTCGATTCGTTTCTCCATACGCGATTGGTGTTTTATTTAGTAGCAGGACATGGTCAAAATAATCATCTACTGTTTGTAAGTCATGGTGCACAACGAGAACGGTTTTTCCATCGCTTTTCCATTCTTTCATTAATTGAATAATTGCTTTTTCGGTTGACGCATCGACACCTGCAAAAGGTTCATCCATGAAATATATTTTTGCATCTTGTGCCATTGCGCGGGCTAAAAATACACGTTGTTGCTGACCACCAGAAAGTTGGCTGATTTGGCGAGAGGCATAATCTTGCATGCCTACCCGTTGCAGACAATGTTTTGCCCATGTTACTTCCTTTTTGCTTGCTCGCTTAAACATACCAATATGATTGTACCTGCCCATTAACACTACATCTAGAGCATTGGTTGGAAAATCCCAATCTACTTCGCTACGTTGAGGTACATAACCAATTATTTTTCTTTGGCTACGTAAGGGCTTTTTAAATACTTCTACCGTCCCTGATACAGTAGGTAATAGTTGTAAAATAGACTTGATTAATGTTGATTTACCAGCTCCATTAGGGCCAATGATGCCAGTCATCGACCCTTCAGGGACAGAAAAAGAAACATTTTCTAATGCGAGTTGTTTATCATATGATACAGACATATTGTTCACCTTCAAGGCATTCATTTTGTCGTTCCTCCTTTTATTCTGCATCGAAGGGGCTTGTAATTTTGTTTCACAGAAAGCTAGCGGTTCACTGTGAGAAAACAGCCCCAACATGCTTTTTATCCTATACGGAAGTGCGTTTTATTTTAAGGCTTCCACAATGGTGTCAATATTGTGCCTAAACATGCCAATATAAGTTCCTTCTTCTGTGCCTGCTTCACCCATTGCATCAGAATAAAGTTCACCACCAATGGAAACGTCATGTCCTTTTTCTTTTGCTCCTTCTACAACGGCGTTAATCGATCGCTCGGACACACTGCTTTCCACAAATACACCTTTAATGTTTCGTTCTACTAACACATCAATGATTCTTTGAATATCGTTCACACCATAATCGGATTCAGTACTTAGTCCTTGTAATCCCATTACTTCAAACTCGAACGCTTTGCCGAAGTAATTAAACGCATCGTGGGCAGTTACAAGTACACGGCTTTCTTCTGGAATTTCATTGAAGCGTTCCTTTGCATAAGCATGCAGTTCATCTAACTCTATCATATACGCTTTTGTGTTTTTTTCGTAAGTCTCTTTGTTGTCTGGATCTAATTTGCTGAGTCCATCGCGAATGGACTCAGCTGCATATTTCCATAATTCAATATCAAACCAAACATGGGGATCACTTACTTCAGGGCTTTCTGGATCTGCAAGCAGCTTGTCCTCTGGTATACTTTCTGCCACAGGGATGGTTGGTTTATCTTGGCGCATTTCTTCAAAAATTTCACCCATTTGCCCCTCTAAATGAAGCCCATTGTAAAAAATAATTTCTGCTTCGGTCATTTGTTGAATATCTCCCTGTACCGCATTATAAAGATGCGGATCCGTTCCTGGTCCCATAATGCTATAAACATCTACATGATCACCGCCAATATTCTCAACAACATCTCCAATTTGTGCGATAGTAGCAACTACTTTAACAGGTTTTTCACTTGAGCCACTGGTCTCCTTGGCACTTGATCCGCAACCTGCAAGAAATGCGATAAGTAGGATCGTAAAACTGATAAAGCCTATTTTCCTCATCATTTGTTCTCCTCTCTAATTATGTTTACCTAACGCAAAATAACTTAAAAAAAATGACTAACAAGTAGATGTTAGCTCCTTTAAAAATTATTTATATTTAGTCAAATTGTTTCCTTAGTGCAAATTATATGGTAAAGGTTTAAAAAATGCAATAGTTTTATCCATTTAAATTGAAATCAGCGATGAATAAGCTTACTTCTTACTATAGAAAACGATTGGATTACCAACTAGGATGAAAACGAGGTGAACAAATATGGTGTTTTCTAGATTAAACGAGCGAAGTCATCAATTTCTTTTTCATTCATAAACTATAAAGTAAACGTGTAATCTGTAGAGGTTTCTTTCTTTTGGCATGATTGTACGTACTCGCAACGCTGTAGCCTAAAGTCACATAAGAAAAGCGGGATGAAGGTGAAGTCTACAGTATTTTCTACCGGGCTAAAAAGTGAATTGGAGGGATTTGCTTGACAGATACGAAAGAACTGAATCATGCAATTGCAGAAATTACCGAAATAGCCTCTGGGTTTGGTCTCGATTTTTATCCAATGCGTTATGAAATCTGTCCTGCTGATATTATTTATACGTTTGGAGCATATGGAATGCCGACACGATACAGTCATTGGAGTTTTGGAAAACAGTTTCATCGAATGAAATTGCAATATGACTTAGGATTAAGCCAAATTTATGAATTGGTAATTAACTCGGATCCATGCTATGCTTTTTTATTAGATACGAATAGCCTCATTCAAAATAAATTAATTATTGCTCATGTTTTAGCGCATAGTGATTTCTTTAAAAACAATATCCGGTTTTCGAATACACGGCGTGATATGGTAGAGAGCATGACAGCAACAGCTGAGCGAATTGCTCATTATGAGATGGTGTATGGAAAGAAGGAAGTGGAGCAGTTTTTAGATGCGGTTTTAGCTATCCAAGAGCATATTGATCCGGCACTCTTTCGTTCAAGGCTAAGCTATGAAGAGATGGAAGCGTTGGAAAAAGATTCTCCCAAACGGAAAACGCCTTATGATGATTTGTGGGATTTAGACGCAGAAGCTACGAAGAAACCAGCGATTGAAAAATACAAAAAGAAATTCCCGCCACAACCAGAAAAAGATCTGTTATTATTTTTAGAATCCTATAGTAAAGAGTTATCTGATTGGCAGCGCGATATTCTAACCATGATGCGGGAAGAAATGCTCTATTTTTGGCCGCAGATGGAAACGAAAATCATGAATGAAGGCTGGGCTTCGTATTGGCACCAACGAATTTTAAGAGAAATGGATTTAAGCAG
It encodes:
- a CDS encoding metal ABC transporter ATP-binding protein: MNALKVNNMSVSYDKQLALENVSFSVPEGSMTGIIGPNGAGKSTLIKSILQLLPTVSGTVEVFKKPLRSQRKIIGYVPQRSEVDWDFPTNALDVVLMGRYNHIGMFKRASKKEVTWAKHCLQRVGMQDYASRQISQLSGGQQQRVFLARAMAQDAKIYFMDEPFAGVDASTEKAIIQLMKEWKSDGKTVLVVHHDLQTVDDYFDHVLLLNKTPIAYGETNRVFTLANLEEAYGGKIAFLQQGSAAAKGST
- a CDS encoding SpoVR family protein codes for the protein MTDTKELNHAIAEITEIASGFGLDFYPMRYEICPADIIYTFGAYGMPTRYSHWSFGKQFHRMKLQYDLGLSQIYELVINSDPCYAFLLDTNSLIQNKLIIAHVLAHSDFFKNNIRFSNTRRDMVESMTATAERIAHYEMVYGKKEVEQFLDAVLAIQEHIDPALFRSRLSYEEMEALEKDSPKRKTPYDDLWDLDAEATKKPAIEKYKKKFPPQPEKDLLLFLESYSKELSDWQRDILTMMREEMLYFWPQMETKIMNEGWASYWHQRILREMDLSSEETIEFASLHAGVVQPSTRQLNPYYLGLKVLEDIEERYNQPTEEMKLRGVKPHSGIEKLFEVRELESDISFLRNYLTKDLVQREDLYLFERKGRNYQITNKDYENIRNQLVAMRVNGGFPYITVEDGDYLRNGELYLKHHYEGTELDISYLEHVLPYIYQLWGRTVCLETMIDEKAIVYSYDGRKTVHRSL
- a CDS encoding metal ABC transporter solute-binding protein, Zn/Mn family, translated to MMRKIGFISFTILLIAFLAGCGSSAKETSGSSEKPVKVVATIAQIGDVVENIGGDHVDVYSIMGPGTDPHLYNAVQGDIQQMTEAEIIFYNGLHLEGQMGEIFEEMRQDKPTIPVAESIPEDKLLADPESPEVSDPHVWFDIELWKYAAESIRDGLSKLDPDNKETYEKNTKAYMIELDELHAYAKERFNEIPEESRVLVTAHDAFNYFGKAFEFEVMGLQGLSTESDYGVNDIQRIIDVLVERNIKGVFVESSVSERSINAVVEGAKEKGHDVSIGGELYSDAMGEAGTEEGTYIGMFRHNIDTIVEALK
- a CDS encoding metal ABC transporter permease, translated to MSYTFWILLTGCLVGLTCGITGALLVLRKMAMIADAISHTVLLGIVGAFFVTQSLSGVPMLIGAGIVGILTAVFVEMLHSSGVQSDAAIGIVFTSLFALGVVLISFIGDQVHLDVQHALMGEIAFVPWNTLTINGVSYGPTAVWMLGAVLAINLILITLFYKEIKMSTFDPQFATLIGVPVVIIHYLLMTMVSLSTVASFDSVGAILVVAMLIVPGATAYLLTDRFFVLLILSGGIGILSAALGYGFAIQWNVSIAGSMAVATGIFFIAAFLFSPKQGVLTKKFRGATGEKTVQSST
- a CDS encoding metal ABC transporter permease; this translates as MEQFSALLSSANLQWVLVGSLLLGFASGVIGSFVLLKKQSLISDAMAHAALPGVCIVYILFQVKSVPYLLAGAAVTSLIATQSIQTIVKWTRIKTDAAIGITLSVFFGLGIVLLTYIQQNATGNQAGLDSFIFGQAASLVKGDVQLIAAGALCLIILTALFFKEFKISIFDPQFAKGLGLPVTFFNAVMLFLVVAVVVIGIQMVGVVLIAALLITPPISARYWTDQLGWMTILAGVFGAISGVSGAVLSTAIQNLPTGPIIVLSASVIFLFSLLFGTKKGLLLKGGRNA